Sequence from the Lepisosteus oculatus isolate fLepOcu1 chromosome 13, fLepOcu1.hap2, whole genome shotgun sequence genome:
ATAACACGAATATACGCAAGTATTCGGAGTCGCGCACCAATTATGAACCCGAGAGgtggatttgttttttcttttttttaaaaaaaaaaagtcttattgGAGGCCGCGCTGAGAACTAGCAGCAACTCGTCACTCCGTCTCCAGGAGGCTGGAGGGGGGCGTGTCTTCCAAGTTTAGAAATACTAGCCATTGTTCGGGGCCAGCCAATCAGAGGCCCCGATGGCGGGCCGCGCCGGCCAATCGGAGCGCACCGACTCGCCCCTTGGCTCCGCCCAGAACTGTATATTAAACGCTCTGCCGCCGCGTGAGTTCGCCACTGGCACTTAATAGCCATATTTGTATTGTTATTGTAGCGTTTggattgtcttttattttttttccccctattCAACGATATCAAACGTGAAGACTGGGAGATGGCAGACACAAAAGTAGATACCAGTTCCGAGATCCCCACTAAGGTAAGGATGGGAGACGGGTTAGATTGATGCGTCGggtttacaatttttttttccacacacacacacaaaaaattgttttaaaaaaaaacaaatgcagattTTTCAGAAATCCCCGTCACCCCGAATCGGACTGGGTAGGTCGAAGCGAAACGGCAGAGACCGAGTGCGCGCTGGATGGTGTttttccctcctcctcctcctcctctcctcgaAGCGGACCCGGAGCCGCACGAGTCGCCCCGAGCCGCGGTCCGCTCTCCGGCTCGCCCTGCGCGCGCGGCTCTCTCTCTCATTGTCCGGAGTGGTGCGAGCCGTCCGCGCGGGTTCTTTTGTGCTCGCGGGGCTCCTCTTCCCAGCGCTCGGGCTGGAGGGGCTCGCGGCGGCGGCGACCTcttgttttggtgttttttttcccctttctcttaaaaaaaaaaacaataaacaaaaccAGGTTTCCCCCCCAGCGTGTGCCGGACCGCCGCGCCGCCTCTCGCAGGGAGAGGACACGGCTTGCGCTCTCGCCCACCTTGTGCGTGGagtgttttcagcagaagccccttctctctctctcattgcGAGAGCACTTTCACCCCGAGAGCGTGCGGGAGTGtaaacgtgtgtgtgtgtgtatttatatTCTAAAAGTTACTTGCGGATTTTTCTggcgttttttttgttttgtttctgtcgGCGGCTTCCCATAATGtgtcaatgttaaaaaaaaaaaagaaacttctgAGAAATGAAGAAGTTGGTGGGAATCGGAGCGCTGTGGCGGGCGGCTGGAGGCTGTCGGATGCCGGGGGTCTGGGCTGGCGAGCGGGATGTGTGCCGCAGATACACGGCTGGCTTCGAGCGACAGTTTGAGAAGGACAGGATTGGGAGAGGAGACGTGTGTGATCTTTCCCCCTGCTGCTATCTGCTTTGACAGATGGGGGAAATAAGCGAGGCGCGCTGTAGCTCTCCGTCCCGTCCCCGCCGGGAGCTCCTGCGCTGGCCGGCCGGCCGGGTCGAGCGGCGGCTCCGCTCCTCGGTGTCCCGGTGCTGGGATCAGCACCACGGCGATTCCGGGAGTCGGTGTGCCTTCGGggcagaggaggaggagtgtgaggtggtggtggtggaggggggctGGTACAGCCGTCGAGCTGCGCCGTTCACTCggtctgtgtgttttttattttccgcTCTCGCGAAGCGCGTCCCCAGCCCGCGCCGAGCCGGTCACCTGCGGGTGTCTGCGGGTGGGCGAGGGGCGACCGCGACCCCCgatagagagacagaggggtttttttatgggggggggggcactgcCTGCTCCCCCGGCGGAGTGGTGGCGGTGGACCTCGGGCACGACCCGGGGGCGCAGCGCGGAGCACACGGACAGAAAGTTGAATCGACACCAGCCCAAACTCATCGCAGTGGGAACGTCGTGGGGGTTTTTTTACCCCCGTGCCGGTGCAGTGCGCGCTTGGAGTAACCTACTTTTtaatgtgtgtgtggtggtgttgtttAATGAATAACACGACAAAGCGATCAGCACTCATCTGCGTCCTTCGCCGCCGAGTTTAAAATCGGACCCAGGACCTGGCCGGTTTTAAGGAGCccggtttttcattttttttggcgGCTTTTGCGCGAAATAAGCGATGTGCCCACATCCAGCGTCACCGCGGGGGTCTGCCCTTCAGCTTCGCCCGTGCTCGTCGGGGTGCGTTCCGGCTGCTGCCGGGGGGAGGAGGCGCTCCGGGGCGCCCGGGCTGTGCTGACGAACTTGGACCGGCGGCTCCGTTCGCAGGAGCGCATCACGATAGGCGAGGGGGCGGCGCTGGCGTGATGCAGGAAATAACCGGCTTAAGGGCTCAAGATTACAGAAACTAATTAATAAAGAGTTTCTTCTCCCGAGTCAGACGTCCGCGGGAGACACCGCTCAGAGCTGCGGTGATCTGAGGAGAGCGCCTCTGCACCTCGCCGTGACGATAATCTGATCGGAGAGGGGGAGGGCGGGGGAATTAAAAACGGGTCCGTTTCTCAAAGAAACTCATCCGACGAGACGAAAACAAGCCGCCGTTCGCTGTTCAGTGCGGTCCCTGACAATACAGGGAGAGACCCGGGCAGGAGGTGACCTAGTTCTGCTACGGTTCCGGTTCTGGCGGTGCCGGTGGGGGGGGGTCGGTTCGCGCTTCTGGAGCGGCGGGGCTTCGCTTTTCATTCAAGATTTCGGAGTGACACACGCGTCCGCGAAACGTTGTTTCTCTTCCCCCCTCTCCGGTCGCTATTGTCTCTCGCCTCCAGTCGAGCTCAATCTGCCAGCCTCTCTCTGGCCGCCTGCCTCGTCCCCCAGCGCTCAGTTTGCGGTGTTAAAATAGCCGGGCAGTGCACCCTGGGAGTTGTAGTGTTTTCCCCGGGCGTGTCTTCCTGGAAGCGTATGGAGCCTGTGGTGTTGGGGGGACTACAATGCCCAGGGTGCCTCAGCGCCATCCAAGTGTCGGATTACAAGGTTTCTCTAGGTCTGTGAGAGGGGGGCGGGAGGCAGGCCGGGAGCACAGCCAATGGGGTGTCGGGGATGGACGTGTcgcatttcaaatgcaaagcGAAAGCGTGTTTTACAGAGCAGGGAGGGGAGTTGACTCGAAGGGGAATAACAGTGATTCACgattttaaaaatatccaaATCAAAGTTATTCACAACATGGCTTCCACAGCAGCAGGCACTCGCGTCTCCCTTGGATGGGTTtaaggtggtggtggggggggggacccCCAATACAAACGGGGTTAATCCAGAGCTCGTGCGCGTGCCGCTCCCGAGGGAATCCGGTTCCCAGACTCCCGGTGCCCTCTGACGTCCCgcttctgcccccccccccccgcaggacctgaaggagaagaaggagctgGTGGAGGATGCGGAGAATGGCAAGGACACCCCCGCCAACGGGAACGCGGTGAGTCTCCGGGCGCCGGGCCGCGCCCCCAGGGCAGCGGGCCTGTGGACCGCGCGATCGGCGTTCCGGTGGTCCCGACCTCCCTGACAGGAGGCCCGTGTGCTGGTAGACTTTACTGGAGGGATGGGGTGTGGGGGGGGCTATTCTATTCCATCGCTGTGCAGTTGTCCTGAGTGTCTGCTgctgccccccacccccccaggaGAACGAGGAGAACGGCGAGCAGGAGGCGGAGAACGAGGTAGAGGACGACGACGAGGACGAGGTGGGAGAGGAGGACGACGAGGAGGACGACGGCGAAGGTAAGGGTTGCTGGGATCGCGGCTCCCCTCCGAGGCCGATGAAGGCTCGtccgcccccgccccccccctcccctgcaCGCAGCTCGGGGCGACCCCGACATGGGAACCTGCCTCGCACGTGACGGCGCCATGCTCCCGGGGCGCCCCTCGCCCTGGTGACGCCCGCGCTGGCGTGCTGTGGCGGCGGGGGGCCCCGCTCACTGAAGTCTCACCGACTCCTTGCAGGCGAGGACGACGAGGATGACGAAGAGGCCGAGGGCGGCGCTGGCAAGAGGGCAGCGGAGGACGACGACGAGGTACGGGGcctcttttttttggggggggcctTGCGCCACGAGGGAGGTCTGCAGCTCGAACCCGAGGCTGCCTGGCTGCTGCCCCTAACCCTGCCCCTTTCTCGTTCCTTCTAGGACGATGTTGAAACAAAGAAGCAGAAAACCGACGAGGACGATTAGGACTTCCCGTCGCCCCCTGCTGATTCCCCCTGTCCCCATCCCCGacatcctcctcttcctcccctcCTTCCTCTCAGATTGTCTGTtggaaagaagaaaatgtgGTCATCATCAAGTAGAGTACAACATCCGTGAAAACACACCAACTgcaaattttttaaaaacctacCAAGACTTCAAGGCTCTATCTTCTTAAATACTTTAAAAGGAgaatttgtttgtatttttatttacattttatatttttgtacataTTGTTAGGAGGTCAGCCATTTTTTGACCGTGATCTCTGATGACCAGACGGTGCTTTGAAGTTGATGCTTCACTATAAAATAGACTTTACTTGTGGTTTGACCATGTCATGTTATCTCAACAGaaaaaacttgtaaaaaatcaaaaacttaaaaaaaatattccgaGCATTCCAGTAACTTTGTGTATGTACTTTAGTTGTACCATAAGTAGTTGGTTTGTATGAGATGGCAAGGCCAAAGAAAAGGATTTTTTTGTCTACAAAATTGCTGTTTATTGTGGCCTGTTTGATGTATGTGTGAACAGTTTGTTGTCCAACAATAAACCggaattttattttgtgagttcttacaattttttttcttattcgcGTGTTAATTTTTTGGGACAGACATGTCGTAGAATGACTTTTAAATGTCGAAAAAGCAATCGCTCCTCCATTTTAACGATGCGCGGCTTTAGGCTCACTGGTATATGGGAAAGGCCCCCTTTTCAAGTTTGCTGTTAGTGGATTTTATTGGCCTGTTACAAATGAACATCCAATGTAAATTATTCATGCCTTAAGATTGAAGATCTCGTAAATTATATTGCATTTAACAAGTTTTAAGTTTGGTGTATTCCTTCCTTTTATGACACCTGTACGTGTTGGGGATTG
This genomic interval carries:
- the ptmaa gene encoding prothymosin alpha-A, translated to MADTKVDTSSEIPTKDLKEKKELVEDAENGKDTPANGNAENEENGEQEAENEVEDDDEDEVGEEDDEEDDGEGEDDEDDEEAEGGAGKRAAEDDDEDDVETKKQKTDEDD